In the Arthrobacter sp. Soc17.1.1.1 genome, GTGCAGCCAACGCTTCTGTCGAAATCCCGGCCTCCCCTTATGAGACGGGCAGCAGAACTCTTGAGGTGCAGTAGTGGCGGGGGAAGTGATGGTGCCTCGTCCTGGTGTCTTGCAACCGGGCGCGGCGGAGGCGGAGTGTCTTGCACAGTGAAAGAGCGGGTTCCTGTACGTACAGGAACCCGCTCTTTCACCTTGATTCCGCTACCCCCAGAGGAAGGGGACGACAAGGAGGGCGAGGGTGACGACCGGGCCGATGACGACCATGGACAGGCCCCAGATGGTGAGATTTCGGTTCACCCGAGGGCGGTCTTCCTCGACTGTCGAAGCAACGATCGTTGCACCGGTTGTGCCGAACGGAGCGCAGTCAACGAGTGACGCCGAGATGGCGAGCGCGTAGATGAAGCCCGTCGTCTCGAGTCCGCCGCCGGGAATGAGCAGTGGAACGGCGAGGGGGATGAGTGCACCGATGATGCCGATCGTCGATGCGAACGCTGAGACGAGAGCGGCGACGATACAGATGACGAGGGCCGCAACAAGTGGTTGGCTAACCGAGCGGGCGGCTTCGCCGAGCTGGTCGATCGCTCCCAGACGTGTGAGAACGCCGACGTAGGTGATGATGCCGCCGAGGAGCAGGATGGTGTTCCAGTCCACCCGCGACAGCGCCTTCTTGCCGATACCGGGTTCCAGGAGTGTGATGAGCACGGCGATCGTCAGGGCTACAACGCCGAGGTTCACATCGACATCGAGTTGCGTGAGGGTGAAGAAGCCACCCACGAGCAGGATGATCGAGATGATCACGAGTACCTGCATCCCGGTGATGCGGTCCGCCGTTACTGTGCTCCGCGCGTTCTTCACATCAACTGCGGTGAGGGTGTCGCCGGATGCCATGTTCGATCCAAGGAGCTTCGACGGCCCGTTGGTTGCGGTACCGCCACGGCCCTCGCCGGGAGTGGTGCCGCTGGTGTCGCCACCGGTGCCGCGTGTGCGGGCGATGAGTTCACGTCCGCCGAAGAGGAAGAACGCTGCGAGGACCACGAGGAAGTTCGCGCCGATGGAGATCGCGAACATGAGGCCTGCGTTGTAGGGCACGTTGGCCGAGGAGGCTACGGTCTGCACGGTGATGCCGACGATGCTCGTCGGGGCGAGTGCGCCACCGACGATGCCCGAGCTCATGACGATGCCCATCATGGTCGAATTGATGCGGTGGCTGTGTGCCAGGCTCATGGCGATGGGCACGACTGCGAAGGCTGCGTGGGAGGTGCCGAGGCATGCGACGCCGGTGGCGATGATCCAGAGGCCCCAGGGCAGCAGGGCGACGCGGTCACCGATGAGATCCAGTGAACGGTTCACGAGCCAGTCGATGGTGCCGGTTTCGCGGGCAATCCCGAAGAGGTAGGTGATGCCCAGCAGGATGACGAGGGCGTCGACGGGGAATCCGCCGAGCACGTCATCGA is a window encoding:
- a CDS encoding SLC13 family permease, with product MTTEIIALIGLAAIFTISSVRNVHMGALALTASFIIGIGVVGESLDDVLGGFPVDALVILLGITYLFGIARETGTIDWLVNRSLDLIGDRVALLPWGLWIIATGVACLGTSHAAFAVVPIAMSLAHSHRINSTMMGIVMSSGIVGGALAPTSIVGITVQTVASSANVPYNAGLMFAISIGANFLVVLAAFFLFGGRELIARTRGTGGDTSGTTPGEGRGGTATNGPSKLLGSNMASGDTLTAVDVKNARSTVTADRITGMQVLVIISIILLVGGFFTLTQLDVDVNLGVVALTIAVLITLLEPGIGKKALSRVDWNTILLLGGIITYVGVLTRLGAIDQLGEAARSVSQPLVAALVICIVAALVSAFASTIGIIGALIPLAVPLLIPGGGLETTGFIYALAISASLVDCAPFGTTGATIVASTVEEDRPRVNRNLTIWGLSMVVIGPVVTLALLVVPFLWG